In one window of Oryza sativa Japonica Group chromosome 9, ASM3414082v1 DNA:
- the LOC107275477 gene encoding repressed By RIM101 protein 1: MRGSRMSLVGAAMLAQLYVVASFQGASGATSDGPPSSSGARTPTSGGSPGGSGTRSSAASTSSARAGSTPAGVRGSPAGAGGSPGGGSGSTPVGGGRSFAGGGSADDGDDGTGISSSGGRMLSRSYDVEHFFIYFMLVVLAAF, encoded by the coding sequence ATGAGGGGCAGCAGGATGAGCCTGGTCGGGGCAGCGATGCTGGCGCAGCTCTACGTGGTCGCCTCCTTTCAAGGCGCCTCTGGGGCTACCAGCGATGGCCCTCCCTCCAGCAGTGGGGCGAGGACTCCCACCTCCGGTGGGAGCCCTGGTGGTAGTGGTACAAGGAGCTCAGCAGCATCTACAAGCTCTGCAAGAGCCGGAAGCACCCCTGCAGGAGTGCGGGGGAGCCCCGCGGGAGCTGGTGGTAGCCCCGGCGGTGGAAGCGGAAGCACCCCTgtaggaggagggaggagcttTGCGGGAGGTGGGagtgccgacgacggcgacgatggaaCTGGGATCTCAAGCAGTGGGGGAAGGATGTTAAGTAGATCGTATGATGTTGAGCACTTTTTCATTTACTTCATGCTTGTTGTTTTAGCTgcattttag